TCCTCCGAAATCTCGTTCGGCGAAAAACGGCTCAGTCTCGGCACCTTCGACACCGCAGAGGAGGCGGTCCGTGCGTatgacgcggcggcgtggcgcctccggcgGCCTCGTTGGGATATGAATTTCCCCGACGTGTTGACGAGCCAGCGCGCGCAGGATCTCGCGCATCTCCCGCGGCTtttcaccgacgaggatcgtcgtgaCAACCGGAGGCGGCAGCATCGCCTAGCGATCGCGGAGATGGACGTGGAAGCCATGGCGGAGTGGCGCgaacgcttcccgcaggacatcgtCAACGAGCGCCAGTTTTACAAGCAACGGAGGACGGAGAGGGAGGCGAGGAGAaaggagcgagccgcctatcgggAGGACAAGCGTGCGCGAAAGCAGGCCGCTCAACTGAACACATCGTCCTGGGACTCCGAGGATGAGCGGCATGCTGACGCCTACTtgcagacgtcggaggaggacattaccGAGTCGGAGCCGGAAAACGACGAGTAGTTGATCTTTTCTTTTAACAGGCTTTGCTATAGTGAACTATCTATGTATCATTTTCATTATGTATGCTATGGTGAACTATCTATGTATCATTTTCAACTTGCCGGCGGCGTCGGCGAGGAAGGAGGCGAGCGAGGGGTGCGCTAGGGGCAATGACCAGCGGGCCCGGGGAGGGCAAGTGTGCGGCGGTTGGGGGTTGAAAAATGAAAAatcgccgggggggggggggggtcggcgACTGGGGGGAAAACGCCCCCAACGCCGATTGTATCGCCGGCTCGTCCCCAGGGGGCGATTTTTATGCGTCCTaagggccaacggctggagatgctctaaggtaCCACGCTGTTGCAAAAGATGTGGTGGTGGGCTATAGAGGACGCGTGGCGCACAATCGAGGAGGCGGACGCGGGCGTAATTATCGGCCGGTTGATGAGCAGTGTTTTCCGAAGGAAATAGGAAAATTGAAAAACCAGTCGTGCAGTTAGTGCCACTGGTAAAAACCACTGGGAACCCTCTAGAAGATTTCCAAAACAGAAATCCCTAGTACATATGGGCCGGCTCAATCGCTCACTTGGTCGTGCAGTTTGTGCGATCGCTCGACAGTTTCACGCAATATGCGTCCAATAGGGATTTCCGACTAAGAAACCATCTTAGCGATGTGGGCAGAACTTCCTTCTTTATGTGGGCCAAATCCTATTTGGCACCCTCAGCGCTGAATACAGTGTTACCCCCCTGCGCGACGCGGGCCGGCCCACATTCCCTCGTTTTCTTTTCTAAAAAGAATGCAAAAAAGAATTACCTGGGTGGATTCGAACGCGCGCCGTAGCGGTTCAGCGTGCAACGTGATAACCACCCCGCCACTCAACGTTTTGTGATTAAGTATATTTTCTTACCTCTTttgttctttttctttctttcttttctttttctttctttcttccctttttctttcttcttttatttttcttttttattttattttttccatTTTTCTAATTCGTAAAGTTCACCGGATTTCATGACTTTTTTTCAactttga
This genomic window from Aegilops tauschii subsp. strangulata cultivar AL8/78 chromosome 4, Aet v6.0, whole genome shotgun sequence contains:
- the LOC109734553 gene encoding uncharacterized protein; translated protein: MSMRRLGAADFRGVRERRSGVFSSEISFGEKRLSLGTFDTAEEAVRAYDAAAWRLRRPRWDMNFPDVLTSQRAQDLAHLPRLFTDEDRRDNRRRQHRLAIAEMDVEAMAEWRERFPQDIVNERQFYKQRRTEREARRKERAAYREDKRARKQAAQLNTSSWDSEDERHADAYLQTSEEDITESEPENDE